Proteins encoded together in one Planctopirus ephydatiae window:
- a CDS encoding DUF1559 domain-containing protein, protein MMINSGPSRRLRPGFTLIELLVVIAIIAILIALLLPAVQQAREAARRTQCKNNLKQLGLAVHNYESALNAFPPSATINTAVTSTGNNGSWSIHGRILPYLEQGNLYSKVDLSIAWDNQLAISGLKIPSYACPSDPKSDTVRDPGGGRALLYPTTYGFNYGTYFVFNPTTGQGGDGAFFPNSKLSFNSFTDGTSNTLLAAEVKAWTPYNRNASSFSATTPPGNASAAAALLAQGTDPKYNPSTGHTEWPDGRVHHAGFTTCMNPNTNLSTTHTDGVTYNDCDFNSWQEGRNGSTGSPSYAVIVSRSWHEGIVNVCMVDGSVRTVSENIDNGIWRALGTRSGGSNETTVGEF, encoded by the coding sequence ATGATGATCAACTCAGGACCGTCGCGCCGCCTTCGACCCGGCTTCACTCTGATTGAATTGCTGGTGGTCATCGCAATCATTGCCATTCTGATTGCCCTGCTCCTTCCCGCAGTTCAGCAGGCACGCGAAGCGGCCCGGCGAACGCAGTGCAAAAACAATCTCAAGCAACTGGGGCTGGCAGTTCACAACTACGAGTCCGCTCTCAATGCGTTTCCACCCTCAGCCACCATCAATACCGCTGTAACTTCGACGGGAAACAATGGGTCGTGGTCGATTCATGGGAGAATTCTCCCCTATCTCGAACAAGGGAACCTGTATTCGAAAGTCGATTTGAGTATCGCGTGGGATAATCAACTGGCAATCAGCGGATTGAAGATTCCCAGCTATGCCTGCCCGAGTGATCCCAAGTCGGATACGGTACGCGATCCTGGTGGTGGACGGGCACTGCTTTATCCCACCACCTACGGCTTTAACTACGGCACGTACTTTGTCTTCAACCCCACCACGGGTCAGGGTGGCGATGGAGCCTTCTTTCCCAATAGCAAGCTGAGCTTCAACTCGTTTACTGATGGTACCAGCAATACCTTGCTCGCAGCGGAAGTGAAGGCTTGGACTCCTTACAACCGCAACGCATCGAGTTTCTCAGCGACAACTCCCCCGGGAAATGCCTCGGCTGCGGCAGCTCTTTTAGCCCAGGGAACTGACCCGAAATACAATCCTTCCACGGGGCACACGGAATGGCCAGACGGTCGAGTCCATCATGCTGGTTTCACCACTTGCATGAATCCCAATACGAATCTCTCAACAACGCATACCGATGGAGTGACCTATAACGATTGCGATTTCAACTCGTGGCAGGAAGGTCGCAATGGCAGCACAGGTTCACCAAGTTATGCAGTCATCGTCTCACGCAGTTGGCATGAGGGAATTGTGAATGTCTGTATGGTCGATGGCTCGGTGCGTACGGTGAGTGAAAACATCGACAATGGGATCTGGCGGGCCTTAGGAACCCGCAGTGGAGGCAGCAACGAAACCACCGTCGGCGAGTTCTAA
- a CDS encoding prenyltransferase/squalene oxidase repeat-containing protein — MAQISEAATPAEIAASRQKAIAFLKTSQAEDGSWTTNQTPGITGLVLYGALNAGAPADDPMIAKGLKYLESFRQPDGGIYSPKAHHGNYETAISLLAFSAANTDGKYNDLIKKAEAYIRGVQWDQSEKIESSDVRWGGSGYGKTSDRPDLSNTAFFLEALQTAGVKSDDQAVQNALVFLSRCQNLESEYNTTPAAAKINDGGFYYTPALGGQSQAGTTPEGGLRSYGSMTYAGLKSMIYAGLSKDDPRVKAATEWIRKFYTVDENPGLGDQGIYYYHQAFAKALDALGEEVLIDAQGKEHRWREDLANALIAKQQANGSWVNKNSRWMEGDPNLATAYALMALKYATK; from the coding sequence GTGGCTCAGATTTCTGAGGCCGCCACCCCTGCCGAGATAGCCGCTTCCCGGCAGAAAGCCATTGCGTTTCTCAAGACATCCCAGGCCGAAGATGGGAGTTGGACAACCAATCAGACTCCCGGCATTACAGGGTTGGTGCTCTATGGTGCACTGAATGCCGGTGCTCCCGCCGACGATCCGATGATTGCCAAGGGCCTTAAGTATCTCGAATCGTTCCGTCAGCCGGACGGTGGGATTTACAGCCCCAAGGCTCATCATGGGAATTACGAAACGGCCATTTCGCTCCTGGCATTTTCGGCAGCGAATACCGATGGCAAATACAACGATCTCATCAAGAAAGCCGAAGCCTATATTCGCGGCGTGCAGTGGGATCAGTCGGAAAAGATTGAATCTTCGGATGTTCGCTGGGGTGGTTCTGGCTATGGAAAAACCAGCGATCGGCCCGACCTGTCCAATACAGCTTTCTTTCTCGAAGCCCTGCAGACAGCGGGTGTGAAATCGGATGATCAGGCCGTGCAGAACGCGCTGGTGTTCCTGTCCCGTTGCCAGAATCTGGAATCTGAGTACAACACCACACCGGCAGCCGCCAAGATCAATGACGGTGGCTTTTACTACACCCCCGCTTTGGGTGGCCAGTCTCAGGCAGGTACGACTCCTGAAGGTGGTCTGCGTTCTTACGGCAGTATGACCTACGCCGGCCTGAAGAGCATGATTTACGCGGGGCTCAGCAAAGACGATCCCCGTGTGAAAGCTGCGACTGAATGGATTCGCAAGTTTTATACAGTGGATGAAAATCCTGGCCTAGGTGATCAAGGGATCTACTACTATCACCAGGCCTTTGCCAAAGCTTTGGACGCACTGGGAGAAGAAGTTCTCATCGACGCTCAGGGCAAAGAGCACCGCTGGCGGGAAGATCTTGCAAACGCCCTAATTGCTAAGCAGCAGGCCAACGGCAGCTGGGTAAACAAAAATTCCCGCTGGATGGAAGGCGACCCGAACCTCGCGACAGCCTACGCACTGATGGCACTC